The following coding sequences lie in one Acropora palmata chromosome 3, jaAcrPala1.3, whole genome shotgun sequence genomic window:
- the LOC141877709 gene encoding galanin receptor 2b-like yields MNITGEMNGTLDHQNTTILFDMDFSLLLVWCIAFGVVAIIVIVMNILVLLVFSSNRSLFEKRHNQFLIVLALTDIIVGTVVIPLYIYQLISWWLNGLQVLRDIVFEAFNAMDILSGFASIFTLAMIAADRVYAILFPFYHRVPPKGVYPSMLASVWVFSGLLVVYYFLSSNNILPIRAFTYLFLLSITISLLVICISYTLVWSRVKCFKLAHMTRGASLREKRIAEMLFMITIVFIFTWLPFHVLNFLFHFCKFRSSCYPSSVSIVYLSKLLHYSNTFLNPLVYSFKSSEFRMRLKRIIGRGVSRPNPELHEMTGNRTSGKLLLLERQDVFRRVLVKESKV; encoded by the coding sequence ATGAATATTACTGGCGAGATGAATGGCACACTGGATCATCAAAACACGACAATTTTATTTGACATGgacttttctttattattggTGTGGTGCATCGCTTTTGGAGTCGTCGCcatcattgttattgttatgaaTATTCTTGTATTACTTGTCTTCTCGTCAAACAGATCTCTGTTTGAAAAACGGCATAATCAGTTCTTGATTGTATTGGCCCTCACAGATATCATAGTAGGGACTGTGGTGATACCCTTATATATATACCAGCTAATATCGTGGTGGCTGAACGGGCTTCAAGTCCTGCGAGACATCGTGTTTGAGGCTTTTAATGCAATGGATATATTATCTGGTTTCGCTTCCATCTTCACGTTGGCGATGATTGCAGCGGATCGTGTCTATgcaattttatttccattttatcATAGGGTCCCTCCAAAGGGAGTTTATCCTTCCATGCTAGCCTCTGTATGGGTGTTTTCAGGATTACTGGTAGTGTATTACTTTTTATCCAGCAATAACATTCTGCCCATCAGGGCCTTCACCTATCTCTTTTTGCTAAGTATAACAATTTCTCTTCTGGTCATCTGTATATCGTATACATTGGTTTGGTCACGGGTGAAGTGTTTTAAATTAGCTCACATGACAAGGGGTGCATCGTTAAGAGAAAAGCGCATAGCAGAAATGTTATTCATGATaacaattgttttcattttcacttggTTACCATTCCACGTGTTAAACTTCTTGTTCCATTTCTGCAAATTCAGATCTAGTTGTTACCCCTCTTCTGTTTCAATCGTTTACCTTAGCAAACTTTTGCACTACAGCAATACGTTTCTAAATCCACTCGTCTATTCCTTTAAAAGTAGTGAATTTAGAATGCGCCTTAAACGAATCATAGGGAGAGGGGTATCACGCCCAAACCCTGAACTGCATGAAATGACCGGAAATAGAACATCAGGGAAATTACTACTGCTGGAGAGACAAGATGTTTTTCGTCGAGTTCTGGTCAAAGAGAGTAAAGTTTAA